In the genome of Natronomonas salina, the window ATCGTCGCCGGCATCTCCGCTATCCTACTCTCGCTTTTCATCGACCGAATCGTCTACAGGCCCATCCGCGACCGCTCTGGCATCACGCTGCTCATCACGAGTATCGGGGTCGCGTTCGCCCTCCGCTACCTCATCCAGTTCGTCTTCGGCCCGGCCCGACGTGGCGTGACCGCCTCCGGGAGCGTGCCGAGCGTGGCCATCCCGGCCTTCGACGGCATCGTCAACGTGAACCTCCACGAGGTCTCGCTGTTCGTCGTCGCCGTCTCGCTGATGGCGGGCCTCCACTTCCTCCTGCAGCGGACGAAACTCGGGAAGGCCATGCGCGCGATGGCCGACAACAAGGACCTCGCACAGATCACGGGCATCCCGACCGAGCGCGTGGTCCGGTTCACCTGGATCATCGGCGCCGGTCTGGCCGGCGTCGCCGGCTACATGTTCGTCATCTGGAACGGGACGCTCCACTGGTTCCAGGGCTGGATCCTGCTGCTCCCGGTCTTCGCGGCCGTCATCCTCGGCGGGATCGGGTCGATCTACGGCGCCATCGTCGGCGGCCTCATCATCGGGATGACGATGTCGGTCTCCGTCATCTGGCTGCCGACCGGCCTCTCGCGGGCCGCGGCGTTCCTCATCATGATCGTGGTACTGCTCGTTCGACCGCAGGGTATCTTCGCAGGGAGGACGACAGCATGACCGACACTTCACCGCGACAACGGATCGGAAACGCCCTGTCGACCGTCTGGGGGCAGGACGCCATCAAGCTGACCGCGCTCGTCGGCGTGCTGTTCGCCCTCTACATCGCCGGCGGGTTCCTGCTCGACTTCGGGGTGCGCCAGCAGATCAACTCGCTGTCCCAGCTGCTGTTCTACATCGCGGTGTTCGCGATGCTGGCGCTGGCCCTCAACCTCCACTGGGGGTACACCGGGCTGTTCAACATCGGCGTCATCGGCTTCATGGCCGTCGGCATATACACGACCGCCATCCTCTCGAAGGGCGCGATGATGGCGGAACCCGCGGCGGGGTCGACCGGCGGCTTCGGCCTCCCGCTCTGGCTCGGGAT includes:
- a CDS encoding branched-chain amino acid ABC transporter permease, with translation MRGLFFGLAGIGLSMTYSILNFANFSHGDLITSGSFAGMSVTYLIAGIGTEANLVSLLLVGAGGSVFGASLGIGVATSPLAVVAGVIVAGISAILLSLFIDRIVYRPIRDRSGITLLITSIGVAFALRYLIQFVFGPARRGVTASGSVPSVAIPAFDGIVNVNLHEVSLFVVAVSLMAGLHFLLQRTKLGKAMRAMADNKDLAQITGIPTERVVRFTWIIGAGLAGVAGYMFVIWNGTLHWFQGWILLLPVFAAVILGGIGSIYGAIVGGLIIGMTMSVSVIWLPTGLSRAAAFLIMIVVLLVRPQGIFAGRTTA